One Streptomyces fagopyri DNA window includes the following coding sequences:
- a CDS encoding glycoside hydrolase family 2 protein — MRASEQDGTYPRPILQRERWHSLDGVWEFGYDDEGEGERDAWFSEEATGVFDREITVPFPPEAPASGIGETAPHAVVWYRRRVPHAVLAVSGGDRALVHFGAVDHRARVWLDGRLVAEHVGGQTPFTADVTDALRPGATEHVLVVRAEDDPADLAQPRGKQDWQDRPHAVWYERTTGIWQTVWTETVAGLHVTDLAWIPDPARGVEAEITLASVPASPLSVQITLSHDGEVLAESTTVVRTPRSRVDLVVPALRNGIDREDLLWSPERPTLIDARVTVRDAATSEVLDTVDSYVGLRSAGVGRGAFLLNDRPYYVRSVLNQGYRPDTLIANSGTAELRREVELIKAMGFNAVRIHQKAEDPRFLYWADRLGLLVWGETGAAYEYGTEAVELLTREWLDMVRRDRSHPSIVTWVPVNESWGCSDIANDPAQRAYTVALANLTRALDPTRPVMSNEGWEHTDSDIMGVHDYSSDPELLTRRYGDAAGFEALLASPGPAGRTLSLDARQTERYRTGEVPLMVTEFGGLSVGAEEDEFSYTRTSSDTQYAALLGDIFGVLHTSPIVAGFCYTQFMDTAQETNGLLYTDGSPKLPLETIRRIVTGTEPAPEEKPESPAQGG, encoded by the coding sequence GTGAGGGCGAGCGAGCAGGACGGGACGTATCCGAGGCCGATCCTGCAGCGGGAGCGGTGGCACAGCCTCGACGGCGTCTGGGAGTTCGGGTACGACGACGAGGGTGAGGGCGAGCGCGACGCGTGGTTCTCCGAGGAGGCGACGGGAGTGTTCGACCGGGAGATCACCGTCCCGTTCCCACCCGAGGCCCCGGCCTCCGGCATCGGCGAGACCGCTCCGCACGCGGTGGTCTGGTACCGCCGCCGCGTACCCCACGCGGTTCTCGCCGTCAGTGGCGGCGACCGGGCGCTCGTGCACTTCGGAGCCGTCGACCACCGGGCGAGGGTCTGGCTGGACGGGCGGCTGGTGGCCGAGCACGTGGGCGGCCAGACGCCGTTCACCGCCGACGTGACCGACGCCCTGCGCCCCGGCGCCACCGAGCACGTGCTCGTCGTCCGCGCCGAGGACGACCCGGCCGACCTGGCCCAGCCGCGCGGCAAGCAGGACTGGCAGGACCGGCCTCACGCGGTCTGGTACGAGCGGACCACCGGCATCTGGCAGACCGTGTGGACCGAGACCGTCGCGGGACTGCACGTCACCGACCTGGCCTGGATCCCCGACCCGGCTCGCGGCGTCGAGGCCGAGATCACCCTGGCCTCCGTGCCGGCCTCCCCGCTGAGCGTGCAGATCACACTGAGCCACGACGGCGAGGTGCTCGCCGAGTCCACCACCGTGGTACGCACCCCGCGCAGCCGCGTCGACCTCGTCGTCCCCGCGCTGCGCAACGGCATCGACCGCGAGGACCTGCTGTGGAGCCCCGAGCGGCCCACGCTGATCGACGCGCGGGTGACCGTCCGCGACGCCGCCACCTCCGAGGTGCTCGACACCGTCGACAGCTACGTCGGTCTGCGCAGCGCCGGGGTCGGCCGGGGCGCCTTCCTGCTCAACGACCGCCCCTACTACGTGCGTTCGGTGCTCAACCAGGGATACCGTCCCGACACCCTGATCGCGAACTCCGGCACCGCCGAACTGCGCCGCGAGGTCGAGCTCATCAAGGCGATGGGCTTCAACGCGGTCCGTATCCACCAGAAGGCCGAGGACCCACGCTTCCTCTACTGGGCCGACCGGCTCGGCCTGCTGGTGTGGGGCGAGACCGGGGCCGCGTACGAGTACGGCACCGAGGCCGTGGAACTGCTCACCCGTGAGTGGCTCGACATGGTGCGACGCGACCGCAGCCACCCCTCGATCGTCACCTGGGTGCCGGTCAACGAGAGCTGGGGCTGCTCCGACATCGCGAACGACCCCGCGCAGCGGGCCTACACGGTCGCGCTCGCGAACCTCACCCGCGCCCTGGACCCGACCCGCCCGGTCATGTCCAACGAGGGCTGGGAGCACACCGACAGCGACATCATGGGTGTGCACGACTACTCGTCCGACCCCGAACTGCTCACCCGCCGCTACGGCGACGCCGCCGGATTCGAGGCGCTGCTGGCCTCACCGGGCCCGGCCGGGCGGACCCTCTCGCTCGACGCGCGGCAGACGGAGCGCTACCGCACCGGTGAAGTCCCGCTGATGGTCACCGAGTTCGGCGGGCTGTCCGTGGGCGCCGAGGAGGACGAGTTCTCCTACACGCGGACCAGCTCCGACACGCAGTACGCCGCCCTGCTCGGTGACATCTTCGGGGTGCTGCACACGAGCCCGATCGTGGCGGGGTTCTGCTACACGCAGTTCATGGACACCGCCCAGGAGACCAACGGCCTCCTCTACACGGACGGTTCGCCCAAGCTGCCGCTGGAGACGATCCGCCGCATCGTCACCGGCACCGAGCCCGCCCCCGAGGAGAAGCCGGAGTCCCCGGCCCAGGGCGGCTAG
- a CDS encoding extracellular solute-binding protein produces MARRRFLALSGGLALTGGLAACSSPLASGLTGSQPNTADVIFWNLFTGGDGANMVLMEKAFRKANPGTTVEATILGWGNPYYTKLALATASGTPPDVGITHLSRLPLLAASGLLEPIERTPLGELGVTQDKFTPAAWKKATVDGTVYAVPLDTHPFVLYYNVDIARKAGLLDSAGDGLVPLKGKEDFADVVKAMKDAGGAQFGAVMSITADPSTAWRFFSMIYSGLAGPIVTDSGTKIAIDDEAMQETVAFMQSLTGPNLMPKNLTGAGANALFSTGKSGFLFDGEWQIPTYRAVKNLKFNVVPFPALLGSKPVAYADSHALILPRNDRGDDTRTRNASKFVKSLLDSSAVWAEGGHIPAWLPTQHSKAFLDQSPQRNYVEAAFNAQYDPVAWYTGAGSDFQGVIGGTVIEALTGRITPKGMAGAMRSALKRYTTSRPPVTMK; encoded by the coding sequence ATGGCTCGCCGACGGTTTCTTGCCCTCAGCGGTGGCCTTGCCCTGACCGGAGGGCTCGCGGCGTGCTCCTCCCCGCTCGCGTCCGGCCTGACGGGCTCGCAGCCGAATACGGCGGATGTCATCTTCTGGAACCTCTTCACCGGTGGTGACGGCGCCAACATGGTGCTGATGGAGAAGGCGTTCCGGAAGGCCAACCCGGGAACGACGGTCGAGGCGACCATCCTGGGCTGGGGCAATCCGTACTACACGAAGCTGGCACTGGCCACCGCGAGCGGCACACCGCCGGACGTCGGCATCACCCACCTCTCGCGACTACCGCTGCTGGCCGCCTCCGGCCTGCTGGAGCCGATCGAGCGGACCCCCCTCGGGGAACTGGGCGTCACCCAGGACAAGTTCACTCCGGCGGCCTGGAAGAAGGCCACCGTGGACGGCACGGTGTACGCGGTCCCGCTGGACACGCACCCCTTCGTCCTCTACTACAACGTGGACATCGCCCGCAAGGCGGGCCTGCTCGACTCCGCCGGCGACGGTCTCGTGCCCCTCAAGGGCAAGGAGGACTTCGCCGACGTGGTGAAGGCGATGAAGGACGCGGGCGGCGCCCAGTTCGGCGCGGTCATGTCGATCACGGCGGACCCGTCCACCGCCTGGCGCTTCTTCAGCATGATCTACTCCGGCCTCGCCGGCCCGATCGTCACCGACTCCGGAACGAAGATCGCCATCGACGACGAGGCGATGCAGGAGACGGTCGCCTTCATGCAGAGCCTGACCGGCCCGAACCTGATGCCGAAGAACCTGACCGGCGCCGGCGCCAACGCCCTGTTCAGCACGGGCAAGTCAGGCTTCCTCTTCGACGGCGAGTGGCAGATCCCGACATACCGGGCGGTCAAGAACCTGAAGTTCAACGTGGTGCCGTTCCCGGCGCTGCTCGGCTCGAAGCCGGTGGCGTACGCCGACTCGCACGCGCTGATCCTGCCGCGCAACGACCGCGGTGACGACACCCGTACCCGCAACGCGTCGAAGTTCGTCAAGAGCCTCCTCGACAGCAGCGCGGTGTGGGCCGAGGGCGGACACATCCCGGCCTGGCTGCCGACGCAGCACAGCAAGGCCTTCCTCGACCAGTCGCCGCAACGCAACTACGTCGAGGCCGCCTTCAACGCCCAGTACGACCCGGTCGCCTGGTACACCGGCGCCGGCTCGGACTTCCAGGGCGTGATCGGCGGCACGGTCATCGAGGCCCTCACCGGGCGGATCACGCCCAAGGGCATGGCGGGCGCGATGCGTTCCGCCCTGAAGCGGTACACCACGTCCCGACCGCCGGTCACGATGAAGTAG
- a CDS encoding LacI family DNA-binding transcriptional regulator, with protein sequence MARVRMRDVAEHAGVSVRTVSNVVNGFSHVSPDTRAKVQRSLDELGYRMDYLARGLRSGRTGFIALAVPFVAEPYFAELAQAVIRAAGRRDITVLVESTAGDSEVERRIIEGGLTNVADGVLLSALTLPASDIAAKKPDFPLVMLGEHSVGDQFPRVGIDNVAAARTAVEHLLEQGCRWIVALGRNGSENGRQRTEGYEQAMSAARVRRVNWLVVPVEDWTREQGYEAVRELLEGDGPLPDAIFAFNDALAVGALRALHASGVRVPEDVAVVGIDAIQESAYTHPPLTSIAPDLDAIAERSLALLEEQMRSPQSSGGTEGAESEEDAQVGAVVAAPQEATPYRLVVRESSRRESVRE encoded by the coding sequence GTGGCCAGGGTGCGGATGCGGGATGTGGCCGAGCACGCCGGGGTGTCGGTGCGGACGGTGTCGAACGTGGTCAACGGCTTCTCGCATGTGAGCCCCGACACGCGCGCCAAGGTGCAGCGCTCGCTCGACGAACTGGGTTACCGCATGGACTACCTGGCCCGCGGTCTGCGCTCGGGCCGCACGGGCTTCATCGCCCTCGCGGTTCCCTTCGTCGCCGAGCCCTACTTCGCCGAGCTGGCCCAGGCCGTCATCCGGGCCGCGGGCCGGCGCGACATCACGGTGCTCGTCGAGTCGACCGCGGGCGACAGCGAGGTGGAGCGTCGGATCATCGAGGGCGGCCTGACCAATGTCGCCGACGGTGTGCTGCTGAGCGCCCTGACCCTCCCGGCGAGCGACATCGCCGCCAAGAAGCCTGACTTTCCGCTGGTCATGCTGGGTGAGCACAGTGTCGGCGACCAGTTCCCGCGGGTCGGCATCGACAACGTGGCGGCCGCCCGGACCGCTGTCGAGCACCTGCTGGAGCAGGGCTGCCGGTGGATCGTCGCGCTCGGCCGCAACGGCAGCGAGAACGGCCGCCAGCGCACCGAGGGGTACGAGCAGGCGATGTCGGCGGCCCGGGTGCGGCGGGTGAACTGGCTGGTCGTACCGGTCGAGGACTGGACGAGGGAGCAGGGCTACGAGGCGGTGCGGGAGCTGCTGGAGGGTGACGGCCCGCTGCCCGACGCCATCTTCGCGTTCAACGACGCGCTCGCCGTCGGCGCGCTGCGGGCCCTGCACGCCTCCGGGGTACGGGTGCCCGAGGACGTCGCGGTCGTCGGCATCGACGCCATCCAGGAGTCTGCCTACACCCACCCGCCGCTCACCTCCATCGCCCCCGACCTCGACGCCATCGCCGAGCGTTCGCTGGCACTGCTGGAGGAGCAGATGCGGTCCCCGCAGTCCTCCGGAGGGACCGAGGGGGCCGAGTCGGAGGAGGACGCGCAGGTGGGAGCGGTTGTGGCGGCGCCCCAGGAGGCCACGCCGTACCGGCTGGTCGTCCGGGAGTCCTCGCGCCGCGAGTCCGTGCGGGAGTGA
- a CDS encoding RecQ family ATP-dependent DNA helicase, which yields MRVKVGYFRTRSLRRRLRRCAREVFGWESLRPPQLAAMTAVMEGRDTIVVMPTGAGKSAVYQVPGVLLEGPTVVVSPLIALQRDQVAHLARIKGSGASAVNSAQRARDNEAVWERVREGSLDFLFVSPEQLAKDEVVAQIAAAGPGLMVVDEAHCVSSWGYDFRPDYLSLCHVRERIGRPPLLALTASAAAPVRADIVERLGMREAHEVVAGFDRRNITLEVVRHRENAGKRRWVVERAAAEAKPGIVYAGTRREAEEYARELSALGFDSAPYHAGLSAAERSRTHDRFRDGELDVVVATSAFGMGIDKPDIRFVLHASVPGSLDTYYQEIGRAGRDGQPSTAILAYRPEDLGVQRFRTGAHPEPEALGGLIDAVREQRGPVTATGLRDRTELSQTALSSMLHLLEEAGAVTTRKRGGVQAVPGARRDTCVREAMRIASARVDLERSRVEMMRAYAETNTCRRRHMLGYFGESLAEGDCAGCDVCARAQELKESPVRTGDILSGTGPAPLEPVATDGAFPPGTRVGHTTWGAGEVMSEEGNRITVLFESVGYRTLSLPAVRARGLLTPLPSTATRS from the coding sequence ATGCGCGTCAAGGTCGGATACTTCAGGACCAGGTCACTCAGGAGGCGACTGCGCCGCTGTGCCCGCGAGGTGTTCGGCTGGGAGAGCCTGCGCCCGCCGCAACTCGCCGCCATGACAGCCGTGATGGAGGGGCGCGACACCATCGTGGTGATGCCGACGGGTGCCGGGAAGTCCGCCGTGTACCAGGTGCCGGGTGTGCTGTTGGAGGGGCCGACCGTCGTGGTCTCGCCCCTGATCGCGCTCCAGCGGGACCAGGTGGCCCATCTCGCCCGCATCAAGGGATCCGGCGCCTCGGCCGTCAACTCCGCGCAGCGGGCACGGGACAACGAAGCCGTGTGGGAGCGTGTGCGCGAGGGCAGTCTGGACTTTCTGTTCGTCTCGCCCGAGCAGCTCGCGAAGGACGAGGTCGTGGCGCAGATCGCCGCGGCCGGTCCGGGGCTGATGGTGGTCGACGAGGCGCACTGCGTGTCCTCGTGGGGGTACGACTTCCGGCCCGACTACCTGTCCCTGTGCCACGTGCGCGAACGCATCGGGCGGCCTCCGCTCCTCGCCCTCACCGCCAGCGCGGCGGCTCCCGTACGGGCGGACATCGTGGAGCGGCTCGGCATGCGCGAGGCGCACGAGGTGGTCGCGGGGTTCGACCGCCGCAACATCACGCTGGAGGTCGTACGGCACCGGGAGAACGCGGGGAAGCGCCGGTGGGTGGTGGAACGGGCCGCGGCCGAGGCCAAGCCGGGCATCGTCTACGCGGGAACCCGGCGAGAGGCCGAGGAGTACGCGCGGGAACTGTCGGCGCTCGGATTCGACAGCGCCCCGTACCACGCGGGTCTGTCGGCGGCTGAGCGCTCCAGGACGCACGACCGCTTCCGGGACGGCGAACTCGACGTGGTCGTCGCCACCTCCGCGTTCGGAATGGGCATCGACAAGCCGGACATCCGCTTCGTGCTGCACGCGTCGGTACCGGGATCCCTCGACACGTACTACCAGGAGATCGGCCGGGCGGGCCGCGACGGACAACCGTCGACGGCGATCCTCGCGTACCGGCCCGAGGACCTCGGCGTGCAGCGGTTCCGGACGGGCGCCCACCCCGAACCGGAGGCGCTGGGCGGTCTGATCGACGCGGTGCGCGAGCAGCGGGGACCGGTCACGGCGACCGGTCTGCGCGACCGCACCGAGTTGTCCCAGACGGCGCTGTCGTCGATGCTGCACCTGCTGGAGGAGGCCGGAGCCGTGACAACGCGGAAGCGCGGCGGCGTGCAGGCCGTGCCCGGGGCGCGGCGGGACACCTGCGTCCGCGAGGCGATGCGGATCGCTTCCGCCCGTGTCGACCTGGAGCGTTCCCGGGTGGAGATGATGCGGGCGTACGCGGAGACGAACACCTGCCGCCGGCGCCACATGCTCGGATACTTCGGTGAGAGTCTGGCCGAGGGCGACTGCGCGGGCTGCGACGTATGCGCCCGCGCACAGGAGTTGAAGGAGTCCCCCGTCCGGACGGGAGACATCCTTTCCGGTACGGGCCCTGCCCCGCTGGAGCCCGTGGCGACCGACGGCGCGTTCCCGCCCGGGACTCGGGTGGGGCACACCACGTGGGGTGCGGGCGAGGTGATGAGCGAGGAGGGGAACAGGATCACGGTCCTGTTCGAGAGCGTGGGCTATCGCACGCTGTCCCTCCCCGCCGTCCGTGCGCGAGGCCTGCTGACTCCGCTGCCGTCCACGGCGACGAGGAGCTGA
- a CDS encoding lysophospholipid acyltransferase family protein, giving the protein MLSRTASTLIPAVGRLSVTSDPGAELTPGSIVAANHTSLADPALVIAALHRLGVTPVIMATAGLWRIPVLGRALTREGHIPVHRRDRRATDALDLAAHALRQGRLVLIYAEGGLPRRKDAAEAAPGDFRTGLARLAERTGAPVVPVGQAGARRVTSGGMIKQIAGLVTAPLRRPALHVHVGAPIVLSGDSTESTAQARTAVITAWRTAAAHLDEPAALAA; this is encoded by the coding sequence ATGCTCAGCCGTACCGCCAGCACCCTGATACCCGCCGTCGGGCGGCTGTCCGTGACCAGCGACCCCGGCGCGGAGCTCACGCCGGGCAGTATCGTCGCCGCGAACCACACCTCCCTCGCCGACCCCGCCCTCGTCATCGCGGCCCTGCACCGTCTCGGCGTCACGCCGGTCATCATGGCCACCGCGGGGCTGTGGCGCATCCCGGTGCTCGGCCGTGCCCTCACCCGCGAGGGGCACATCCCCGTCCACCGGCGCGACCGGCGAGCCACCGACGCTCTCGACCTCGCGGCACATGCCCTGCGACAGGGACGGCTGGTCCTCATCTACGCCGAAGGCGGTCTGCCCCGCCGCAAGGACGCCGCGGAAGCGGCCCCCGGCGACTTCCGCACGGGTCTGGCCCGCCTCGCCGAGCGCACCGGTGCCCCCGTCGTGCCCGTCGGGCAGGCCGGCGCCCGCCGGGTCACCTCGGGCGGCATGATCAAGCAGATCGCGGGCCTCGTCACGGCGCCGCTGCGCCGACCCGCCCTGCACGTCCACGTGGGCGCCCCGATCGTCCTGAGCGGTGACAGCACCGAAAGCACCGCGCAGGCCCGCACCGCGGTGATCACCGCGTGGAGGACGGCGGCCGCGCACCTCGACGAGCCGGCCGCGCTCGCCGCGTGA
- a CDS encoding DUF4097 family beta strand repeat-containing protein translates to MPSFDTPQPISVTANVAAGSIQFSASDRPDTVVEVRPRDPKKDKDVRVAEQTEVTYTGGVLTIRTPKGRYLVGPTGSVDVTVELPTGSRVETTGSWTQVLGEGRLGEVRVKTSAGDVRLDATGPLQLTASHGSITVDQVEGLAEITTSSGSLRVGTIEGPAVLKNSHGTTSVGTAVGELRVSGANGDIDIQRAESSVTATTAHGTLRVGDVARGTVQLETSYGAIEIGIRKGTAAWLDVSSGNGQVHNALTPSDSPDASEETVEVKARTRYGNIDIRRPRA, encoded by the coding sequence ATGCCTTCTTTCGACACTCCCCAGCCGATCTCGGTCACCGCCAACGTGGCCGCCGGTTCCATCCAGTTCTCCGCGAGCGACCGCCCCGACACGGTCGTCGAGGTGCGGCCTCGCGATCCGAAGAAGGACAAGGACGTGCGGGTCGCCGAACAGACGGAGGTCACCTACACGGGCGGCGTGCTGACCATCAGGACGCCCAAGGGTCGCTACCTCGTCGGGCCCACCGGCAGCGTCGATGTGACGGTCGAACTCCCCACCGGCTCGCGTGTGGAGACGACCGGGTCCTGGACCCAGGTGCTCGGCGAAGGGCGGCTCGGCGAGGTCCGGGTGAAGACGTCGGCCGGTGACGTCCGCCTGGATGCGACAGGCCCCCTGCAGCTGACCGCCTCACACGGCTCGATCACCGTGGACCAGGTCGAGGGCCTGGCCGAGATCACCACCAGCTCCGGCAGCCTGCGCGTCGGCACCATCGAGGGGCCCGCCGTTCTGAAGAACTCGCACGGCACCACGAGCGTCGGGACCGCGGTCGGCGAGCTGCGGGTGAGCGGCGCCAACGGCGACATCGACATCCAGCGCGCCGAGAGCTCGGTCACCGCCACCACCGCCCACGGCACCCTGCGCGTCGGCGACGTGGCCCGTGGCACCGTCCAGCTGGAAACCTCCTACGGCGCCATCGAGATCGGCATCCGCAAGGGCACGGCCGCCTGGCTCGACGTCAGCTCGGGCAACGGGCAGGTCCACAACGCCCTCACCCCGTCCGACAGCCCTGACGCGTCCGAGGAGACGGTCGAGGTCAAAGCACGCACCCGCTACGGCAACATCGACATCCGCCGCCCCCGGGCCTGA
- a CDS encoding potassium transporter Kup encodes MPHSQHVPAPDDGSAAPPSAQGRAGRDAVRLAVVIGALGVVFGDIGTSPIYTLQTVFNPQDPHPVPVSTANVYGVVSLVFWSVVVIVMVTYVLLAMRADNDGEGGIMALITLLRRQSAQRGRRAAVVLAALGIFGASLFFGDSMITPAISVLSAVEGLKVVEPSLGELVVPVTAVIIVVLFLVQRRGTAAVGRVFGPVMIVWFLTIGACGVDGIIGHPQILKALSPTYALGFLTGHFGTAFFALAAVVLAVTGAEALYADMGHFGRRSITRAWLILVFPACMLSYLGQGALILADPANISSPFFLLVPDWGRWPMILLATAATVIASQAVITGAYSVASQAAQLGYLPRLRIAHTSESTIGQIYVPWVNWLLMVSVLTLVFAFRSSAALAFAFGMAVTGTITITTLLFFYIARSRWGTPLWLVGIGAGALMCVDLLFVAANLTKLVHGAWLPLLIGLTAFTVMTTWQRGREVVTAERARAEGPLPEFIEQLRTGRTSTLRVPGTAIFLNRGKRTAPLAMRANVEHNHVRHEQVVILSVETEPVPRLPADRRTSVDPLGHTDDGIIHVTVRYGYMDTPDVPAALATLDPATTEGPLQLDRASYFLSKMELRRGKEPTMAPWRKRLFIATSYITSDAAEYFGLPRDRTVIMGSDIEV; translated from the coding sequence GTGCCCCACTCCCAGCACGTGCCCGCGCCGGACGACGGATCCGCGGCGCCACCGTCCGCGCAGGGGCGGGCCGGACGGGACGCGGTGCGTCTCGCCGTGGTGATCGGTGCGCTCGGTGTCGTGTTCGGCGACATCGGGACCAGCCCGATCTACACCCTCCAGACCGTGTTCAACCCGCAGGACCCGCACCCGGTCCCCGTCAGCACGGCGAACGTGTACGGCGTGGTGTCGCTGGTCTTCTGGTCGGTGGTGGTCATCGTCATGGTCACCTACGTCCTGCTGGCGATGCGTGCCGACAACGACGGCGAGGGCGGCATCATGGCCCTGATCACGCTGCTGCGACGGCAGAGCGCGCAGCGGGGACGGCGCGCCGCCGTCGTTCTGGCGGCACTGGGCATCTTCGGCGCCTCGCTGTTCTTCGGCGACAGCATGATCACTCCCGCGATCTCGGTCCTGTCCGCGGTCGAAGGTCTCAAGGTCGTCGAACCGTCGCTGGGCGAGCTTGTCGTCCCGGTCACCGCGGTGATCATCGTGGTGCTGTTCCTGGTGCAGCGCAGGGGCACCGCGGCGGTGGGCCGGGTCTTCGGGCCGGTGATGATCGTCTGGTTCCTGACGATCGGAGCGTGCGGTGTGGACGGCATCATCGGCCACCCGCAGATCCTCAAGGCACTGTCACCGACCTACGCCCTGGGCTTCCTGACCGGCCACTTCGGCACCGCGTTCTTCGCCCTGGCCGCGGTCGTGCTCGCGGTCACCGGCGCCGAGGCGCTGTACGCCGACATGGGGCACTTCGGACGCAGGTCGATCACGCGCGCCTGGCTGATCCTCGTCTTTCCCGCGTGCATGCTCAGCTACCTGGGCCAGGGCGCGCTGATCCTGGCCGACCCGGCGAACATCAGCAGTCCCTTCTTCCTGCTCGTGCCGGACTGGGGACGCTGGCCGATGATCCTTCTGGCCACGGCTGCGACGGTCATCGCCTCCCAGGCGGTGATCACCGGGGCGTACTCGGTGGCCTCGCAGGCGGCGCAGCTCGGCTATCTGCCACGACTGCGGATCGCACACACCTCCGAGTCCACCATCGGCCAGATCTACGTCCCGTGGGTCAACTGGCTGCTGATGGTCTCCGTCCTCACCCTGGTCTTCGCCTTCCGCAGCTCCGCGGCGCTGGCGTTCGCGTTCGGCATGGCCGTGACGGGGACCATCACCATCACCACCCTGCTGTTCTTCTACATCGCCCGATCGAGGTGGGGCACGCCCCTGTGGCTGGTCGGCATCGGCGCCGGCGCGCTGATGTGCGTGGACCTCCTCTTCGTAGCGGCCAACCTGACCAAACTCGTCCACGGCGCCTGGCTGCCGCTGCTGATCGGCCTCACCGCGTTCACCGTCATGACCACCTGGCAACGCGGCCGCGAGGTCGTCACGGCAGAACGAGCCCGGGCCGAAGGTCCGCTTCCCGAGTTCATCGAGCAGCTGCGCACCGGGCGGACATCCACCCTCCGCGTTCCCGGTACGGCCATCTTCCTCAACCGCGGCAAACGGACCGCACCCCTGGCCATGCGGGCCAACGTCGAGCACAACCACGTGCGACACGAACAGGTCGTGATCCTCTCCGTGGAGACCGAGCCCGTACCCCGGCTCCCGGCGGACCGGCGAACCAGCGTGGACCCCCTCGGCCACACCGACGACGGGATCATCCATGTCACCGTCCGCTACGGCTACATGGACACGCCCGACGTTCCCGCGGCGCTGGCAACACTCGACCCGGCCACCACCGAGGGACCACTGCAACTCGACCGGGCCTCCTACTTCCTGTCGAAGATGGAACTGAGACGCGGAAAGGAACCGACCATGGCCCCCTGGCGCAAACGGCTCTTCATCGCCACGTCCTACATCACCTCCGACGCGGCCGAGTACTTCGGCCTGCCCCGGGACCGGACGGTCATCATGGGATCGGACATCGAGGTGTAG
- a CDS encoding carbohydrate ABC transporter permease: MTTVVSTRPAPTAPPTGLAADRPTPSERRAGRLLTAPFLVIYLLFLVGPLLVGVVLSFFNTTTVKSGLGDFVGLSNYREVLGDSLFWESMWHSVLFTLLTTPPLVILALGVAILASRIRRGRLFYRIAFFLPYVVPSSVVTLVFLWMYTPQIGLIPKVFDAVGLPVPDFIGSTSGGWTAVVLMTVWWTFGFNFVLYTAAIQDVPADVYEAAAIDGASPWQQIRHITVPLLGRTTSLVLILQILASLKVFDQIYQLLGGGPNQSTRPVIEYIYDTGFTAYRGGYGAAATMVYFVIIVAISAAWYGLRRRRATSSAA, encoded by the coding sequence ATGACGACCGTCGTCTCGACGCGACCGGCACCCACCGCACCCCCCACGGGACTCGCCGCCGACCGGCCCACCCCTTCCGAACGCCGGGCGGGCAGGCTGCTCACCGCCCCCTTCCTCGTGATCTACCTGCTGTTCCTGGTCGGCCCGCTCCTCGTCGGCGTGGTGCTGAGTTTCTTCAACACCACCACCGTCAAGAGCGGCCTCGGGGACTTCGTCGGCCTGTCGAACTACCGCGAAGTCCTCGGCGACTCCCTCTTCTGGGAGAGCATGTGGCACTCGGTGCTCTTCACTCTGCTGACCACACCTCCCCTGGTGATCCTCGCCCTGGGCGTCGCGATCCTGGCCTCGCGCATACGCCGCGGCCGGCTCTTCTACCGCATCGCCTTCTTCCTGCCGTACGTCGTACCGTCCTCCGTGGTGACCCTGGTCTTCCTGTGGATGTACACCCCGCAGATCGGCCTCATACCGAAGGTCTTCGACGCCGTCGGACTGCCGGTGCCGGACTTCATCGGCAGCACCTCGGGCGGCTGGACCGCCGTCGTGCTGATGACCGTGTGGTGGACGTTCGGCTTCAACTTCGTGCTCTACACCGCCGCGATCCAGGACGTCCCCGCGGACGTCTACGAGGCGGCGGCGATCGACGGCGCGAGCCCCTGGCAGCAGATCCGCCACATCACGGTGCCGCTGCTCGGCCGGACCACCAGCCTGGTGCTGATCCTCCAGATCCTCGCCTCGCTGAAGGTGTTCGACCAGATCTACCAGCTGCTCGGCGGTGGACCCAACCAGTCCACCCGACCGGTCATCGAGTACATCTACGACACCGGCTTCACCGCCTACCGGGGTGGCTACGGCGCTGCCGCCACCATGGTGTATTTCGTCATCATCGTCGCGATCTCGGCGGCCTGGTACGGGCTGCGGCGCCGTCGCGCGACCAGCAGCGCGGCCTGA